Within the Chitinivibrionales bacterium genome, the region TGGGGAAATTCTCCCACAGTAAAAAGCTGTGAAAAAACACCGATCGTGCCGACACCGAAAACAGGAAAGCAGGCGCCGGTATATTCTTTTCGAAGCCCCTGAAGCCATTCGATATGGGATGCTGCAAATTTGTAGCTGTCAAAATATGCCGAGGTGGCGGTGAAATTCGGTAAAACCGTGGCATCCATCATACCCGGCGATGCCGAAAGGCCCCGTCCAAGATCGCCCACACTTACCGGAAGGGTCAAAAAATTGCATACCGTATGACCGGTGTTTTCACCTTTCATGTCGGTCAGCCACTCGCTCCACTGGGCCATGGAGGGGACGAGTATAAAGAAAAGCAGGAGAATTCCGGTTCGTATCTGTGCAACCATAAGCTTAATGGGTAACTATTTCAGACAAGTGGTCCCATATTTTCACAACTTCCTGATAGTGAATAGTATATCATTATTATTATCGGTTGTGGGACCAATATTATAAAGAGGGGAGCGGTAAATACGCTTTTTTTAATGATGTACGGGATGTCAGGAAAGACACGAAAGGTTGGATGTCATAAAAAAATCTTTGTTCCTGGGGCAGGTTATCATTTTTATGGGCTCCAGATCAGGAGCTTCGCTCCCACCAGGGCGAGAAAAATTCCTACAAAAATACGGAAGAATTTCTGAGGCAGTTTATCCAGCGATTTCTTGGCAAGAAAGGCTCCGGCAAAGGAGACGGGAATGCTGACGATAAGGGCGATGAGGAGATTCTGCTCCAACCGTGTTCCGCCCATGAAGTACCGCGTAATTCTTGTTACATCGATAAACATGGCGATAAGCCCGGAGGTGAAAATGTACACTTCCTTTTGAAGGTTAAAGGCCATAAGAAATGCTCCACGAACTGCGCCGCCCACACCAAAAAATCCGGCAAAGAGACCGGATAGTAAGCCTCCGCTCACTGCAGTCCCGTTTGTTTTGGGCAACGCCCATTCCCGTTTGAGGAACAGAAACACTACATACATAATCAGGAAAGCGCCCAGAATATGTTTCAAAGGAAGGTCTTCCGCATGCATGGAAAGGGAAGCCCCGATATAGCTCGCAATAATGCCTGATAGACCAAAACCCAGAACAAGTTTCCAGTCGAACCCCCGC harbors:
- a CDS encoding TSUP family transporter; its protein translation is MFFGDMALKAMTYSTLLSKYRRRSLYGIHIIHTHIKIPAQRKFILFCYAGFTHISDYTAETQRKEYLMINIVLLGLLTLVASGVGTATGFGTSTIMIPVMVLFVPLPVALLFVGIIHLAGDIWKVLLFKRGFDWKLVLGFGLSGIIASYIGASLSMHAEDLPLKHILGAFLIMYVVFLFLKREWALPKTNGTAVSGGLLSGLFAGFFGVGGAVRGAFLMAFNLQKEVYIFTSGLIAMFIDVTRITRYFMGGTRLEQNLLIALIVSIPVSFAGAFLAKKSLDKLPQKFFRIFVGIFLALVGAKLLIWSP